The sequence below is a genomic window from Lolium perenne isolate Kyuss_39 chromosome 4, Kyuss_2.0, whole genome shotgun sequence.
AGGAATCGAATCCCACGCTACGGTTGATGAAAATACCTAAATAAGATGTCTATGAACGCGTATGCTCACCCTGGTTCTCAAGGTATGGTTGATGGCGTCGATCGTTGACGGAGGCGGCCAGGAAATCGCCATTTTCGGCGAGGTGCTGCAGAAGGGGCTGGTGAAATTGGGCCTCTCCCTAGCTTCCCCGGATGCGTGCCTTCTCCCAAAGGATCTACACGTtgaggcgcacctcctcgacctcCTCTCAGATGTTGGGGCGTCTCCAATCGTCGGGTTCTGGTTCGACGCCGGTGATGGTTTCCAGATGAAATCGATGAATAGAGAGGGACTCAGAGAGATTGGTTGGGCTGTGATGGTGGGTTGCTCTTGGGCTGCGGCTAGGGTTGCCACGGCCAGGTGAGTCCAGGTGAGTTTTTCTTCTCtcatttctttttctgtttttatttttctgttttctaATTTCTATTTTGATTTCAGGTTTGAATTCAATTCTCTTAGCAGATATTTGTAACTATTTTAAGTTGGCCATTACCTCTTAAATAATATTTGTACTTGAGAatactattttgatttttttactaTAATGATAGCTTCAATGTACACAATATTTCAAATGGATATGTTAATAATTATAATTTCTATTCTCTTTCTTTTGAAATTCCAAATTTCTTTATGATTTAAGGAGGTGACCAAATGGCCTGGCTTTATGTACCTAAATATTTCTAGGGTCTTGACTTAGTCACTTGCATGTGATTTTATGTGAACACTTAGTTGTTAAGGTCTGGTGAATTTTATTATAACCCTATTTTAGAGTTGGCACAAGTATTATATTTTTAACAACACCTTGAAATACCgagagtaggtattactctcattatggtttggttctaattataaggataagtggttgataaccACACATGTGTTTAATTATAGGGTTTAACATTGGGTGtctcttatgtttaataattgaagcataggatTCAATTAATGAACAATTAGGGTTCTAATCCCATTCTCCTAATTGCACAGGGTTTGAATCTCAAATATGGCCTAGGTTTTAATCTCCCCTCTGTATGATAATATAATTTTTAGCTTAACATTTCATGTCctcctctagttactaaggaTCTGAGAATGGTTTCTATCTTATTCCAATGGACTTCTATTAGAATCCTTAATTCATCATTGAAGTAACtatattggttatagtttttttagagttaactttggtcatatggattaatggtttctcaccatataaagtatggagttttactctaaggttttcttaggtcctttatttgaggaataagtggaatatagatgtggtagggttctacttatgatcaccaagtgattcataaGTTGGAATTTAGATATAAGCCTAGGTtttcttactagttacctccctatgatttcatgtggtgaatgatatctacttatcctattaggatttaatttatcctcacatacctcgagagcatgatcatggattaggcatgatcaacttgttcataaaatctctacctcaagttcttagggttaatGATCATCACTTAATTTATAATGACCAAggttttggcttcctaaggtatctctcattaaatgggtttcttacttccatgatcaagcattgtcttgatgaactaaggtatagcacttctattttactttcatgtatgggactactatggttgtctcaataatttatatcccaggagaatgcctgagataataacTTATAGTTCTACTTAAGGAATGATGGTTTAATCATCAGGACATATGGATAGTTTTCTCCCTTAGatttaagtgttgcctcaactatcttgagtataacaccataggttgagctctTTCATATAGGAATAGGATATTCTAGGttttatggtgtattcacaataCCTCAATAGGTATCAAGTCTACAACTCCACTTgggtatcttggttgaattaatctccgccttactttatcaattcatggatgtgATATTATTCCatatgatattaggttatctcattaCTCCAAGGGGAAATGGTTTAcaccctaatactttagttcaatggtgtccttgattcttaaataggtaaagctaaggttGGTacaaatggtctctctcatttggaaaggaattcaatgataacctaatgttaggctccatagagattgatgtgatcatcaatctcTATGTTTAAGATAAATGGTTATCTCTCTCTAGGGTTGTCTTGAATAATACCTTGGGGTTTCTCTTaaggatgatgatttgaatacatggatgtatatcagttcaaggtttatcattgatcctctaataagtaacatagaactctcacttctctaggtttgatgtatattaatatgtagtagagaggaatatatatttctagagtttatgtccttgtcttgtttccaagaatgaagtgaaatggttacaatgaggttcatggtaggatcaaggattacttTAAGGCATGTAAAAGatgagtgaagaatggtttctccaattattgttgcttgatttccaattaaatggatgttcatatgttatggcaaggattatcatgttgtgatctttaataagatcaagtagttgatccttgattaataagttctggTGTTGattataattccatttgatctaatcccttagatcaaattatgtctacacaaaacaaggttttagcaaagtcacattgaggtttgtagcgcttgacttgatgagctacttcaattccaccaagatcaagtgaaacttcagttactgtgactgttttactttaaagcgcgaaaattccccagattttctatgcatgaatgcaatgcacacatctgtttcctctatttttgtaaacccattacctgggatattacatcccACACGTTAGCAAGCATCTCCTTTCAGTTTATCGTCTCATTTTTTACAATGGCATGTTTATTGAATTTCACCTtcatttgtgtgtgtgtgttaagGACAAAGCTAAGAGGAGAATTCTGCTTCATAGTAGGATTCATGATGGACTCTACCCTATTACCTTTAGTCGAGTAACATCATCTATGTTTCATGTTTGCAAATTGCAACGCATTATCTACGGACTGATGTacactcctagagcttggtatgttcGTTTGAGTGTCCATCTACTTCATCTTGGTTATGTTCCTTCCTAAGCTGATATGTAACTTTTCATCTTTAATCGTGATGGTGTCCAAGTTTTCATGTTGATATATGTTGACGAAATAGTGATTGTTGGCTCTACTTCTGCTGATGTGGAGGGTCTTGTGCATTCACTCTCCACCACCTTCCCTATGGAAGGTATTGGTACTTTGGAGTAGATTCTTGGACTAGAAGCTTCTTGCAAATTTGGGGGCATGATACTCACGCAGCACAAGTATGCACTTGATATCTTGCATCGTGTTAACATGGAGAATTGCATTGCCACTTCTTGTACTCCTCTAGTTCCCACTGAGCGACTTGCAGGTGATACTGGAGCACTATCGGGTACTGATGATTCTTTCTGGTACCGCAATGTTGTTGGTAGCCTACAATATTTTGCTCTCGCCATCTAGATATTTCTTTTGCGGTGAATAAATTGTGCGAGTTTCTCTCTCAGTCCACCGAAATACACTTGAAAGCAATCAAGGGCATTCTATGCTATGTGAAGGGGACCTTGGATACTGAATTACATATACGCAAGTCACCATTGTTAAACATTAGTATTTTTTCCATTCCACGCAACATGGTTACTCTGACAATTTGCCAACATGTTTCTCTAGTCCTTGATCACCTCACGGAATGCTCCCATTCCCTTCTCTTCTCATGTCATTGCCGTGCTCACCTCTGGAAAAGCTAACCACCACCAAGTTCTCTATCTCTCGGTCCTTCAGGTTTTGGAAGAAGACCTCATGCTTCTCAATCGATGGATTACGATGTGTTACAGGCCCCTCGTCGGATGAGGGGCACTTTCTTGTATAGGTAGGGTTCATCATCGCTATAGCAAGGCCTCTATCTTCTTTGTCTCTATCATAATCAAACACCGAAGAATTGATGCATAGGAGATCTTGGAGTGGGAGGAGGAGCAAGCGGCAACAACGGCGGGAAAGACACGTATTGTGGAGGGAGCCTATAATTCTCCTTTCCTTGCTTCAGAGGTGCGGTTGGCGCGAATGATGCGGGGAGATTGGCGCAAAACGCTGAGGCCAACGGTGCAACACATGGGCGTGACCATGCCAACCTTGAGCTTATGCAGAGGGTGTTGCTCAATGCGTTGTCCTTCCACGTGCCGCCGCTTGTGAGATTCTTTGCAACATTCTCGCTGCTTGCAAATTTGGGTTATAGTGTCTAATTTTACAATGAATAATGGCACTTGGAACTGTGTCTCTTAATTCAAATATTGGCGAGTTGAAACCATGCGCTCTATTTATACTTAACTTCTTTACTTCATGTTTATTCACCTTGTCATCACAAGTTTACTATATTAATTGATGCATCTCTTTTGGTTTATTAAATTCAATACTATTTTTGTTTCTTTACATTTTTCCATATTGTTCTTATAGTTATCATTACAAATACATTCTCTAGCGCCAAACTAAAATCATATTTTGGTGAAAAATTTGCATCTGTTTTGTTTGGTTATCTAGAAACTCTCTTGTTATAATGGATTTCAGTGTAACCTAAGAAAGCTAAAATTGTTCTGTTATTGGTGGATGTATCTTTTTTCCATGGTATCCTTATATGCTAATATAATTTGTTTGATTATGAATGTAGCAAATATGTTGGTAGATGGTTCTAGTGGGCAGGACTAAGAAGCTTGGGCAATATATGTCGTACGAAGTTTGAGCTAGTAGTTTGACCTCAAAGCTGATATGTGCAATATCTTTGTAGGATGCACACGTTTGCTCTTATCTTTGTATATTCATTACTTATAGTTCAAATGTATGTAGATTGTAGGCTTATTCACTTGATTTTTACAGATATCATCCATATTAGTTTGCACGATTTAACACCCCTTGCAAAATTATATGGTATGATACCGTAGGATGGTATTTTTTTCCCCTCGCTCGTGTGTCACTCTCCTAATGACTAATGAGTGGAATCGGGGCACTCTTATGACCCTTGGAAATTTCTTCTCTACATTCCCTTCCCTTTCTGAGGATCCTCCCCCTCCTCGCGGTTGTCCAACAAAGAAAATGACGTGGCCAAGTAGCACATAGCTCCACACTAGTACAAAACGGGATTTTAAAGACCACCGACTGCAGACACGAAAGTCCTTTTTTGTGTGCGGTAGATCACTGGCGTTCAAAGATTTGAATTGTGCGTCTGCGGCCGGGGTATGCTCCTTCGCGGGGACATCACATATGGAAAGCATATTGCCACAATAATAAAAATAGAGCGAACGACTGAAGCAGGAGAAAGCCGAGCGTAGTTGTTTGACATCCCACACTTTTATTGTCCCTTATCTCATCATGTTTGATGAATATTTAATATAATATTTATTTTAGCCCCTCCAAATAAGATAACTAATAATTTCTGGATTAGTTGAATGAGGTTAATAAAAACTATAGCTCAACTTTTGTGGGTGTTTGTAACTGATTTAGTCTTGTTGCTCCCAGCGACTAAGAAATCTAAAGTAGTACTATGAGGCTACTAACTAAAGTATATATCTTCATTCAACAAAATGACAATGACGGAACAAAAGAAACATGATATGTTTTGTAGTCCTTACAATCAACCAAAAGGACCTGCAAAAAAACCTTCAGATAGATTATGTCTTGGACATTGACATGGTCATTATAACGTACCTTGGATAACTAATGAATAATTATAAAATATATGATTTTGTTGTATCATGAAAAtatttttttaatatttattaaTTCAAAAAATTGACACATCAAAATAATATTTATAAAATAAAATTTGGAATTTAAAAATGGCGATAAAACGTTATTTTGTTTCTTAATATTGGAGGGGTAATTGGACAAACTTAAAGGTAACCTTGAGGCTATTATTAAGGCTCGACACGGGATAACAAGAATTATATCAACTCATCATTGTAACACGTGATAGCACAATGATAAAAATCAAGGCATGGCGACAATTCCGAAGAAGTCTACAACTTACGCAGAGATAAATAACAATAGCTTAATTAATACTCATAAATTCTACATATAAAGAATATTTTCATGGAGATTTTGTTTAACTCGGTTTTATATTTTGTGGGTGTTTGTGTTGAGGGATGATTGATGATGTCACAACGAAACCACTTTTGTTCTAACTATTTCTCTCTGTACGTAGAAATCTGTAAAATAGAAAATACATATTTAGACATAAAAATATTTTTGATAAAAGAAATGATGTCCCACCATTCACTATCAGGTAGTTCATAATAGAAAATACCATTAAATTTCACAATTTAACTACTACCCACCGTTCCGGTTTGTAGACCCTGTCGTAAATTTAACCAATGTAATACTAGGTATATATTACAATACATATATCATCtgaaagtttagatgttctactttctaatgatacaaTTTTTATGTTGTATAATTTGTATTATGTTGATCATATTGACGATCAAGGGATACGCGTAGGCCTTGTAATTGCGGACACAACCTATCTCCGTTCTACGATTTCAGTTGTCACATCTGAAAATTTTAGTGGAATGTTTTGACATGCCAATTCTTGTTATTGCATAGACTATAAATTTGAAGTTCAAGGAAAAAAATAGTAGGAAACTAAAAATGAAATTAATTAGCCTAGATGTGGATTTTCTTTGTATGTATGCCTATTCTTCCTTTGTATATGTGTGACGAGAAGATACGCAAAAATTCTAACTATGTTGGAGGGGATACTAACTGTTGTTATATTTTCATGTAAGTGGTTACAAGTGTGATATTAGATTCTACAAACACTACTGCAATATCATGTGACGAAACCTCTACTTCAATAGTAATGAAGAAGCTTACATTACAAAGAATAATGCACAATACTTACATAGCTACAGTTATTGTCCTTCTATGTACATCGTAATAAAGAATAATACAATCCAAGTATACAAACAGAGTCACTCCATTACATACATATGTACATCAATTAATTTTTCTAATCTTTATTGAGGATCCTAACACCCTTCCAGCGGGATTCCATGAAGCTGGAGTCATGGTTATGGGCGTACACTCCAAACTTGAAGTAGTGCAACTCACCACCGCGGCCAGACACATGCAGCTTCTCCTTGCCATCAATGAACACGGTGAGCATAGACGCTTCAACGTCATGGACAACATTCAGCTTAAACCAACGGTTGTAGATGTTGTCCTCGACAAGCTGCCTGTCATAGTAGCGCAGTGCACCATCTATAACGTGCAGCATGAGCGTGGTTGCTGTCTCACTGCCTCCAAACACCTGCATGATGGACACACCTGATGTGCCTGCGGGAACGTAGCCATGGCCCTCGAACTGCCACACGCCCGAGTTGTAGTCGTAACCCTACAGGTAGAAGAATAATACAAGCACCATATAAGCGAAATCGCACAATTTTATATGCAAATATATAACGATACTACTAATTATGTGTGTAACTAACTTACTGCCATCCTGATCTTTGTTCTTGGGCTGGTGTGGCTTTGGCGGGTGTGGGGCATGTCGGAGGAGAGCACCCATAGCTTCCGCACGGTGCCATCAAAGCTATACCGTGATCCACTCGCCTCGTCATACGGGCGCTGAAGCTCAAAATTACTCTCATCGAGACTCACTGCTTTAAACCCCTTTGTCGGGTCGGCGGTTTTTGGCGCCCGTGCTCCCCTCGATGCAATGCATGATGAAGACGCCAACAAGACAAGGAAAGACACACAAATCCAAGACAAAGTGTGAGGAGCCATATGTACTTTATATGTGTGTGACTTGTGCAGCTTTGCCTCCTTGAGAGCAAGTATAATAGATCAGAATTAGCAGGCTATAAGAGtaattccaatagtatagccaaTTGCGGGCTATAATAAGATGTCATGTCACTTGTAGTTAGCATAT
It includes:
- the LOC127319645 gene encoding citrate-binding protein-like yields the protein MAPHTLSWICVSFLVLLASSSCIASRGARAPKTADPTKGFKAVSLDESNFELQRPYDEASGSRYSFDGTVRKLWVLSSDMPHTRQSHTSPRTKIRMAGYDYNSGVWQFEGHGYVPAGTSGVSIMQVFGGSETATTLMLHVIDGALRYYDRQLVEDNIYNRWFKLNVVHDVEASMLTVFIDGKEKLHVSGRGGELHYFKFGVYAHNHDSSFMESRWKGVRILNKD